A region of Liolophura sinensis isolate JHLJ2023 chromosome 8, CUHK_Ljap_v2, whole genome shotgun sequence DNA encodes the following proteins:
- the LOC135472217 gene encoding tetratricopeptide repeat protein 29-like, translating into MAATLPPIPGAPGSGGNMMRGTRLHQYNVPAPPPKPNNRQILRPIQKFQSKKEREAFAKRNELRSQQPLLTKAQTSEYRNSYKHNLCLDMLAEGYHKSYGELFALMKSQQDERLSAGPESLLWTLPQLEDQHEKLDMLKRHLTVAEKASRKDDYATMYSARFELAKYFQMTGDKWLVDHFFNSCLTVSSQVQGDGGKMLAQGHCNVGLALEQNGDIFGAVQHFEAYYKLASENTEWEGKDGVTLLTDACINMYRIYTTFGNKIEADDPHQSLSSFQKAYSMAKQSGERKSAGEAAYRLGLAYQRTGDNATALQHLTSFFEVCKMTQDYEGVGRACNSIAESHKCDGDIAECIRYLQMFVEVSEEHQLEKAYSKACHNLGALYNTLGRYKEAAEYFSKAYNLSRAHNDPVSIGLNRVQFGIAMAHKMLGGFSSHIIAQNRTCLERLGEWKSSRMDQVANGLPVTEQSEKDTVEENRVTPQAENPEENSTAQESTEEKPAAEESATS; encoded by the exons atggCGGCCACATTACCCCCAATTCCAGGTGCGCCAGGAAGCGGTGGAAACATGATGCGAGGAACCCGTCTTCATCAATACAATGTTCCAGCACCTCCACCAAAACCAAATAATAGACAGATTCTCAGACCAATACAAAAATTTCAGAGCAAAAAGGAACGAGAAGCATTTGCCAAAAGAAATGAGTTAAGAAGTCAACAGCCACTTCTTACAAAAGCACAAACCTCAGA GTACCGGAACAGCTACAAGCACAATTTATGCCTGGACATGCTTGCGGAAGGCTATCACAAGTCTTATGGTGAACTGTTCGCATTGATGAAAAGTCAGCAGGATGAGCGATTGTCAGCTGGTCCAGAGTCACTCCTGTGGACTTTACCTCAATTGGAAGACCAGCATGAAAAACTGGACATGTTAAAACGGCACCTCACTGTGGCAGAGAAGGCATCAAGAAAAG ATGACTATGCAACCATGTACTCAGCACGTTTTGAATTGGCTAAATACTTCCAGATGACAGGAGATAAATGGTTGGTTGACCATTTCTTTAACTCCTGTCTGACAGTCAGTAGTCAGGTACAAGGCGATGGAGGCAAGATGTTAGCACAGGGTCATTGCAATGTTGGATTAGCCTTGGAGCAAAATG GTGATATATTTGGCGcagtacagcattttgaagCCTACTACAAACTGGCGTCCGAGAACACAGAGTGGGAAGGAAAAGATGGTGTGACATTGCTGACTGATGCATGCATCAACATGTACAGAATCTACACCACTTTTGGCAACAAGATTGAAGCAGATGATCCTCATCAGTCCTTGTCCAGTTTCCAGAAGGCTTATTCAATGGCCAAACAAA GTGGAGAAAGAAAGTCAGCTGGGGAAGCTGCATACAGACTTGGCCTAGCCTATCAGAGGACAGGAGACAATGCAACTGCCTTACAG CATTTGACATCCTTTTTTGAAGTGTGTAAGATGACTCAAGATTATGAAGGCGTTGGGAGAGCCTGTAACTCAATAGCAGAGTCACACAAATG TGATGGAGACATTGCAGAATGCATCCGTTATCTCCAGATGTTTGTGGAGGTATCTGAGGAACATCAACTGGAGAAGGCCTATAGCAAAGCCTGTCATAACCTTGGGGCCTTGTACAACACATTG GGGCGGTACAAAGAAGCTGCAGAATACTTCAGTAAGGCCTACAACCTGTCCAGGGCTCACAATGACCCTGTCTCCATCGGCCTAAACAGGGTACAGTTTGGTATAGCCATGGCCCACAAGATGCTGGGTGGATTCTCATCTCATATTATAGCACAAAATCGTACCTGTTTGGAGAGATTGGGGGAGTGGAAAAGCTCACGGATGGATCAGGTAGCTAATGGGCTTCCAGTGACAG AACAAAGTGAAAAAGACACAGTCGAGGAAAACAGAGTAACTCCCCAAGCAGAAAACCCAGAGGAAAATTCTACAGCTCAGGAGAGCACAGAGGAGAAACCAGCTGCAGAGGAGAGTGCGACTTCATAG
- the LOC135473582 gene encoding sequestosome-1-like gives MSLTVKAYLEKSGQEPEIRRFPIPADVSSSYDYLNRKIADVFQNLSAGNFALFWRDDENDLVRFSSDDELMSALSFRQGDVFKVFVHIVGEEGSEGGEQGSGQVHPNITCDGCEGRVIGIRYKCYVCPDYDLCSTCEAAGTHSMHEMLKIPAPKDTWMGFIPPPPHFRRWMGRFMKRWHNQHPQAAAGCPTGAPEEKPSETEGKPEKPNPETASAEGEEEDVAAQYLQDVGESVAAMLDPLGIDVAVDVETGGRRTRMKGEHGRGRRGHGPWGRGPWGHGPWGHGPWGPPPPYGPGPHGCPAGPFEFGPGVFGGCGRKAGMGGQCKKGGAGKGCGKKNQKEATAPKATPNQEKEATPTASPQETESMETQSAPVTNLMDFIVRTASNEDQVKSCFPLCGACTGIYLSIIKWKFLCIFQASAPKESSPDSEWTVVTPSMSLSPPNVTDSTPAETQSQEPVLPTPMPSDPKIDQALQQMMEMGFSNEGGWLTRLVEMKNGDISQCLDAIKPLRVVESTGERRA, from the exons ATGTCACTAACAGTGAAGGCATACCTTGAGAAAAGTGGACAGGAGCCTGAAATTCGGCGATTTCCTATCCCGGCTGATGTATCGAGCAGCTATGACTACCTAAACAGAAAGATTGCAGATGTTTTCCAAAACCTCTCAGCTGGAAATTTCGCTCTGTTTTGGAGAG ATGATGAGAATGATTTGGTGAGATTTTCAAGTGATGATGAGCTTATGTCTGCGCTGAGCTTCAGACAGGGGGATGTTTTCAAAGTGTTTGTCCACA TTGTTGGAGAGGAGGGCAGTGAAGGTGGTGAGCAAGGTAGTGGTCAGGTTCACCCAAACATCACCTGTGATGGGTGCGAGGGTCGTGTGATTGGCATCCGCTACAAGTGTTACGTCTGCCCAGATTATGACCTGTGCAGCACCTGCGAGGCTGCTGGCACACACAGCATGCATGAGATGCTTAAAATCCCAGCCCCAAAGGACACCTGGATG GGGTTCATACCGCCCCCACCCCACTTCAGACGGTGGATGGGACGTTTCATGAAGCGCTGGCACAACCAGCACCCACAAGCTGCGGCTGGCTGCCCCACTGGAGCCCCTGAGGAGAAGCCGTCTGAGACTGAGGGCAAGCCCGAGAAGCCTAACCCGGAAACAGCCAGCGCAGAAGGCGAGGAGGAAGATGTGGCAGCTCAGTATCTTCAGGATGTCGGAGAATCTGTGGCGGCCATGCTGGATCCATTGG GCATAGACGTTGCTgtggatgttgagacaggtggGAGACGCACTAGAATGAAGGGAGAGCATGGGAGAGGTCGCAGGGGTCATGGACCGTGGGGTCGTGGGCCATGGGGCCATGGACCGTGGGGTCATGGACCATGGGGTCCACCACCACCTTATGGACCTGGCCCACATGGCTGTCCAGCAGGTCCCTTTGAGTTTGGGCCAGGTGTGTTTGGAGGCTGTGGCAGGAAAGCAGGCATGGGTGGACAGTGTAAGAAGGGAGGCGCTGGCAAAGGCTGTGGCAAGAAGAATCAAAAGGAGGCAACTGCCCCAAAGGCCACACCAAACCAAGAAAAAGAGGCAACACCTACTGCCTCACCCCAGGAGACAGAATCCATGGAAACACAATCTGCCCCTGTCACCAATCTGATGGACTTCATTGTGCGCACAGCATCAAATGAAGATCAGGTAAAATCATGTTTTCCATTGTGTGGagcatgtactggtatatatttatctataataAAATGGAAAttt TTGTGTATCTTCCAGGCTTCAGCTCCCAAAGAGAGTTCCCCAGACAGTGAATGGACAGTTGTCACCCCTAGTATGTCTCTGAGCCCACCAAATGTGACTGACAGCACCCCAGCGGAGACACAGAGCCAGGAGCCAGTCCTGCCCACACCAATGCCTTCAG ACCCGAAGATTGACCAGGCTCTTCAGCAGATGATGGAGATGGGGTTCTCTAATGAGGGAGGATGGCTGACTCGCCTGGTGGAGATGAAGAACGGTGACATCTCTCAATGTCTGGACGCTATCAAACCGCTCAGAGTGGTGGAAAGCACCGGGGAACGTCGCGCCTAG
- the LOC135473583 gene encoding LOW QUALITY PROTEIN: sterol regulatory element-binding protein 1-like (The sequence of the model RefSeq protein was modified relative to this genomic sequence to represent the inferred CDS: deleted 1 base in 1 codon): protein MWCRTSARSQYSNCKFLWQLPRLLQRCSPTRSHKPTPSTTSPLQGIGQINVQQLQQLLLQSQLIKTDGNTNVLTLTTTPSVTAVTASPLQTANTSTILTTGIPVQVVHDGDKVPINRLNSSPKVKKGGEKRTAHNAIEKRYRLSINDKILELKDLVVGTEQKLNKSAVLRKAIDYIRFLKNSNSKLKQENMILKMAAQKQTIEALLASNPELLDQTLTLTPPSSEGGSPLHSPPATSDGEGSSPSSPVFEEDRQLHGIIYATMDSESTEYSFNSGMLDRSRLALCVFMFTVFAFNPFGMLLGGGVRDQIDTSGHYGRTLQSVGQQGSVSWTDWMPGLVTWGLNGTLVLGALAWLFLYGEPVTKKKSEASTMFWRHRKQADMDLSRGNYALASRQLKLSLQALGRPLPASTLDLFSSLAWQALRQLLNRVFIGRWLSSKAGRLTTGDVKAEEVRESARDAALVYHKLNQLHMTGHLEGSSWFGVYLAVSAVNLMESAGRAVSRSLQAQVYATTALRVKTTSGLEFLARYFLSRVRHVCAKAGESVPANVQWLCQPEGYNYFVNENWSLESTENIFSSNPLPVDPFAKLTRTFREYLLEKALYTLTLPASRSANSSSESDKVLQYVELLSDTANSDQIAKRLFDVDCLSLVDNGDDISKWWAAVVKVATYWLLGEEENAANNYGSVDNFPKALQSSENALPRAVFMAYKARKQYFAEGSKRAYYTVKSCDRGGRLLRDSLNYGLNQDHGPLVQVAQLLVCDWLLQTRTDVWQIQQENKGTLKAVPTELIALQQDISSLRKLAQNNKAIFPGKVFLHEATARMMAGASPAKTQQLLDRSLRRRHHYPRSPYKDPQSGESEGMGREQATALLMACRHLPEPVLSKPGQRSLMLAEAAKVYEQLGDKKSVQDCHRMMMRLEEGRDQTNPVGTCCS from the exons ATGTGGTGCAGAACATCAGCACGCAGCCAGTACAGCAACTGCAAGTTCCTCTGGCAGCTCCCCAGGCTACTCCAACGGTGCTCACCAACCAGGTCACACAAACCAACCCCATCAACTACCAGCCCCCTGCAGGGAATCGGACAGATCAATGTGCAGCAATTGCAACAA CTTTTGCTGCAGTcccagctgatcaaaacagaTGGAAACACAAATGTTTTGACATTAACAACCACCCCATCTGTAACAGCAGTAACAGCCTCGCCTCTGCAAACTGCCAACACCAGTACAATTCTCACTACAGGGATACCTGTGCAGGTAGTCCATGATGGAGACAAGGTTCCAATTAATCGCCTTAACAGCAGTCCCAAGGTGAAGAAAGGTGGTGAAAAGCGCACAGCTCATAATGCCATTGAGAAGCGATACCGGCTTAGTATCAATGACAAAATTCTAGAACTGAAAGATCTGGTGGTTGGAACAGAACAAAAG TTGAATAAATCTGCTGTGCTGAGGAAGGCAATCGATTACATTCGTTTCCTGAAGAATTCTAATTCAAAGTTGAAACAGGAAAATATGATTCTGAAGATGGCTGCTCAGAAGCAAA CTATTGAGGCCCTTCTGGCGAGCAACCCTGAGCTGCTGGACCAGACTCTGACACTCACTCCACCCTCTTCAGAAGGAGGGTCCCCTCTGCATAGTCCCCCAGCAACCAGTGATGGGGAGGGGTCATCTCCCTCTAGTCCAGTGTTTGAGGAAGACAGGCAGCTCCATGG GATTATTT ATGCGACCATGGATTCGGAGAGCACAGAGTACTCCTTTAACAGCGGCATGCTGGATCGATCTCGTTTGGCCCtctgtgtatttatgttcaCTGTTTTCGCTTTCAATCCCTTTGGAATGCTGCTTGGTGGTGGAGTGAGAGACCAGATAGACACTAGTGGACATTACGGTCGCACCCTGCAGAGTGTAGGACAGCAAG GTAGTGTTAGTTGGACAGACTGGATGCCAGGACTGGTGACTTGGGGCCTCAATGGCACCCTGGTGTTGGGAGCTCTGGCGTGGCTCTTCCTCTATGGGGAACCTGTCACCAAGAAGAAGTCAGAAGCTTCCACTATGTTCTGGAGGCACAGGAAACAAGCAGATATGGATTTGTCCAGG GGTAACTATGCATTGGCCTCGCGTCAGTTAAAGCTCTCCCTACAGGCTTTAGGCCGTCCATTACCAGCTTCCACCCTGGACCTGTTCAGCAGCCTAGCCTGGCAGGCTCTACGCCAGCTGCTTAACAGGGTGTTCATTGGCCGCTGGTTATCCAGTAAAGCGGGCAGGCTGACCACAGGAGACGTGAAAGCCGAGGAAGTGCGAGAGTCTGCACGGGATGCAGCCCTTGTCTATCACAAACTCAACCAACTGCATATGACAG GTCACCTAGAGGGCAGCAGCTGGTTTGGGGTGTATTTAGCTGTCAGTGCCGTCAACCTCATGGAATCAGCAGGCAGGGCTGTGTCTCGCTCCCTTCAGGCTCAGGTCTACGCTACCACCGCGCTCCGTGTGAAAACCACCTCCGGGCTGGAGTTCTTAGCG CGCTACTTTCTGAGCCGAGTGCGCCATGTGTGTGCCAAAGCTGGGGAGAGTGTTCCGGCAAATGTCCAGTGGTTGTGTCAGCCAGAGGGTTACAACTACTTTGTGAATGAAAACTGGTCACTGGAGTCTACTGAGAATATATTCAGTTCAAACCCATTACCAG TTGATCCATTTGCAAAGCTGACCAGGACTTTCAGAGAGTATTTGTTGGAGAAGGCGCTGTACACACTGACACTGCCAGCCAGCAGATCTGCAAACAG TTCTTCAGAGAGTGACAAGGTATTGCAGTATGTGGAACTACTATCGGACACTGCCAACTCGGACCAGATTGCCAAGCGACTCTTTGATGTGGATTGTCTCTCTCTTGTGGACAATG GAGATGATATCTCCAAGTGGTGGGCAGCTGTTGTCAAAGTGGCGACATACTGGCTGTTAGGTGAAGAAGAAAATGCA GCCAACAACTACGGATCAGTGGATAacttccccaaggctctgcagTCCTCTGA AAATGCATTGCCTAGGGCTGTTTTCATGGCATATAAAGCCAGGAAGCAGTATTTTGCAGAGGGAAGTAAAAGAGCGTACTACACCGTGAAAAGCTGTGACAGGGGTGGTCGCCTCTTACGAGACAGCCTGAACTATGGCTTGAATCAAGACCATGGTCCTTTAGTACAG GTTGCTCAGTTGTTGGTGTGTGACTGGCTCCTGCAGACACGAACAGATGTCTGGCAAATTCAACAGGAAAACAAGGGGACACTCAAGGCTGTGCCTACAGAACTCATAGCATTGCAACAAGACATCTCCAGTCTCAGAAAACTAGCCCAGAACAACAAAGCAATTTTCCCAGGGAAG GTATTTTTACACGAGGCCACAGCCAGAATGATGGCGGGTGCCAGTCCAGCCAAAACACAGCAGTTGTTAGACAGAAGTTTACGACGACGACATCACTACCCAAGGTCCCCATATAAAG ACCCACAGAGTGGTGAGAGCGAGGGGATGGGCCGTGAACAGGCCACTGCTCTACTAATGGCGTGCAGACACCTGCCTGAACCTGTGCTGTCCAAACCAGGGCAGAGAAGCCTTATGCTGGCCGAGGCTGCTAAGGTGTATGAACAGTTAGGGGACAAGAAGTCAGTGCAGGACTGTCACAGAATGATGATGAGATTAGAGGAGGGCAGGGATCAGACCAACCCAGTGGGCACCTGTTGTTCATAG